A single window of Sulfurimonas sp. hsl 1-7 DNA harbors:
- the murD gene encoding UDP-N-acetylmuramoyl-L-alanine--D-glutamate ligase translates to MKRVSLFGYGVTTKPLGLQIKNSIFYDDNVKEPYFDEEKRLIRPSSEFNPDFSDLEIPSPGMPPHHPMIQSAKNLISEYDYFKDVMNLKIWISGTNGKTTTTQMTQHLLEDKKSVAGGNIGTPLGSLDPKAPIWILETSSFTIHYTNEAAPNIYVLLPLSPDHLSWHGSMQEYIDAKLKPLKMMKKGSTAIIPEAYKEYASAANIITYKDEADLAEKFGIDKERVNFKGAFLMDALLAMAVDKVLFDRIEYDKINSFVLDPHRQEEFYDAHKRLWVNDTKATNLDATIAAVKRYEDKFIHLILGGDDKGVDLSELFEFLQGKNLKVYAIGSNKDKLITLADKYQIQAHKCKDLVDAVSAIDQALQKDQVALLSPAAASLDEFQSYAHRGNLFKESVAKL, encoded by the coding sequence ATGAAAAGAGTCTCTCTCTTTGGTTACGGTGTAACCACAAAACCCTTAGGGCTGCAAATAAAAAATTCTATCTTTTACGACGATAATGTAAAAGAGCCTTACTTTGATGAGGAAAAACGCCTCATCCGCCCATCAAGCGAGTTTAATCCCGACTTTTCAGATCTAGAGATCCCATCACCGGGAATGCCTCCACACCATCCGATGATACAGAGTGCAAAAAATCTTATCAGCGAGTATGATTACTTCAAAGATGTGATGAACCTAAAAATCTGGATCAGCGGTACAAACGGTAAAACGACTACAACACAGATGACACAGCATCTTTTAGAAGACAAAAAAAGTGTAGCTGGCGGAAACATCGGTACACCGCTTGGCTCGCTTGATCCAAAAGCTCCGATCTGGATTTTAGAGACTAGTTCATTTACAATCCACTATACAAATGAAGCTGCTCCAAATATCTACGTACTTTTACCTCTGAGCCCCGATCATCTCTCTTGGCACGGAAGCATGCAAGAATACATCGATGCAAAACTCAAGCCTCTAAAAATGATGAAAAAAGGCTCTACGGCTATTATCCCGGAAGCTTATAAAGAGTACGCAAGTGCGGCAAATATCATCACATATAAAGACGAAGCCGATCTGGCTGAGAAATTCGGCATAGATAAAGAGAGAGTAAACTTCAAAGGGGCATTCTTAATGGATGCTCTTTTGGCAATGGCAGTTGATAAAGTTCTTTTTGACCGCATAGAGTATGACAAGATCAACTCATTTGTACTCGATCCACACCGTCAAGAGGAGTTTTACGATGCCCATAAACGCCTTTGGGTGAACGATACAAAAGCAACAAATTTAGATGCTACGATCGCAGCCGTAAAACGTTATGAAGATAAGTTTATTCACCTCATTTTAGGCGGTGATGACAAAGGTGTAGATCTAAGTGAACTTTTTGAGTTTTTACAGGGAAAAAATCTTAAAGTTTATGCAATCGGTTCAAACAAAGATAAACTCATCACACTGGCAGATAAGTACCAAATTCAAGCCCATAAATGCAAAGACTTGGTAGATGCAGTAAGTGCAATAGATCAAGCACTGCAAAAGGATCAAGTAGCCCTGCTTTCCCCCGCTGCAGCGAGTTTAGACGAGTTTCAATCATACGCTCATAGAGGGAATCTATTTAAAGAGAGTGTAGCAAAACTATAG
- a CDS encoding DNA polymerase III subunit gamma/tau encodes MKETSEVLARKYRPKNFDELIGQDTIAQTLSLALDSNRLSHAYLFSGLRGSGKTSTARIFAKALICEQGVSHHPCGNCENCTMAIENRHMDIIEMDGASSRKIDDIRDLIEQTKYRPAVARYKIFIIDEVHMLTKEAFNALLKTLEEPPEYVKFILATTDPLKLPATILSRTQHFRFKSIATNKIVEHLVHILNLEEIAYEHDALEILARSGSGSLRDTLTLLDQAIIYSKNHVDIPTVTDMLGLVDPQFIADLFNAVFTKNYAKLVELTKVLEDYDSEMVVDELIAYLKEKMYNHDALFSTLVLDRFFRILSESKYLFSINADGSFVLSMIFFKMIEALKIQEIDQMIESFEKEVPKENLSVAKIKVQSTTPEMAAQVQETQPHTPETVQAPQQEIQEPEAVQEEVVEEPTPVTAVVNPHQAQFDMLVDSIADRNYELGECFKNNITFISFENNLLTWESCASEECKKLLKHGYSVIKQLVRETFGFETQIKGIACSKPLEEIKEETVPQVQETPKPQEEAPRQEFQAPPAQQQAMQTPPQMQEAPQSGSTTADIEMGGSASCVTNCDEPSRQDEVNGTDITQEPMVQKAIELFEAKKVTIQSKI; translated from the coding sequence GTGAAAGAAACATCTGAAGTATTAGCGAGAAAATATCGTCCAAAGAACTTTGACGAGCTTATCGGACAAGACACGATTGCCCAAACTCTTTCACTCGCACTCGATTCAAATCGTCTTTCACACGCTTACCTTTTCTCAGGTCTAAGAGGAAGCGGTAAAACTTCAACTGCGCGTATCTTTGCAAAAGCGCTTATTTGTGAGCAAGGTGTCTCACACCACCCTTGCGGCAACTGTGAAAACTGTACTATGGCTATTGAAAACCGTCATATGGACATCATTGAGATGGATGGGGCTTCAAGCCGTAAGATTGACGATATCCGTGACCTGATTGAGCAGACAAAATACCGCCCTGCCGTAGCACGTTACAAGATCTTCATTATCGATGAAGTGCATATGCTCACAAAAGAGGCGTTTAATGCCCTGCTAAAAACTCTTGAAGAGCCGCCTGAATATGTGAAGTTTATCTTGGCTACTACTGATCCGCTGAAACTTCCGGCAACTATCTTAAGCCGTACACAGCATTTCCGTTTTAAAAGCATTGCGACAAACAAAATAGTAGAGCACCTCGTACATATCTTGAACTTAGAGGAAATTGCGTATGAGCATGATGCGTTAGAGATCCTAGCCCGCAGTGGTAGCGGTTCACTTCGTGATACGTTGACACTTCTTGATCAAGCTATTATCTACTCTAAAAACCATGTAGATATCCCAACCGTAACAGATATGCTAGGGCTTGTTGATCCACAGTTTATAGCAGATCTTTTCAATGCTGTTTTTACAAAGAACTATGCAAAACTAGTAGAGCTTACAAAAGTTCTTGAGGATTATGACAGTGAGATGGTTGTTGATGAGCTGATCGCATACCTCAAAGAGAAGATGTACAACCACGATGCACTTTTCTCAACACTTGTACTTGACAGATTTTTTAGAATTTTAAGTGAATCAAAATACCTCTTTAGCATAAATGCAGACGGTTCATTTGTTCTTTCTATGATCTTCTTTAAGATGATCGAAGCGTTAAAAATCCAAGAGATCGATCAGATGATCGAATCATTTGAAAAAGAGGTTCCAAAAGAGAACCTTTCTGTTGCTAAGATCAAGGTACAAAGCACTACACCAGAGATGGCTGCACAAGTACAAGAGACACAACCCCACACACCAGAAACAGTTCAAGCTCCACAACAGGAGATTCAAGAACCAGAAGCTGTACAAGAGGAAGTAGTAGAGGAGCCAACACCTGTAACTGCCGTAGTAAATCCGCATCAAGCACAGTTTGATATGCTTGTAGACTCAATTGCCGATCGTAATTATGAGTTGGGAGAGTGTTTCAAAAACAACATCACTTTTATCTCGTTTGAGAATAATTTACTTACTTGGGAGAGTTGTGCAAGTGAAGAGTGTAAAAAACTTCTCAAGCATGGATACTCTGTGATCAAACAGCTTGTACGTGAAACCTTTGGTTTTGAAACTCAAATCAAGGGGATAGCCTGCAGCAAACCGCTAGAGGAAATTAAAGAGGAAACTGTACCTCAGGTTCAAGAAACTCCTAAACCACAAGAGGAAGCTCCTCGCCAAGAGTTCCAAGCTCCTCCTGCACAGCAACAAGCTATGCAAACTCCGCCGCAAATGCAAGAAGCTCCCCAAAGCGGTTCAACGACTGCAGATATTGAGATGGGTGGGAGTGCAAGCTGTGTAACAAACTGTGATGAGCCTTCACGCCAAGATGAAGTAAACGGTACAGATATTACACAAGAGCCGATGGTACAAAAAGCGATAGAACTTTTTGAAGCGAAGAAAGTGACTATTCAGTCGAAGATATAA